TTTTCTACGGTAATATCTGGTTTTGTATTGTTGATGATCAGCATGTTGCTTTCTTGAAGATGTGTAATCGTAATGTCATAATCGTTATTTTGATTATCAGTTACGGTTTGTTCTATAGTACCATTCGCTTCTGATTTATTTTCATCTTGATCTTCATTTTCAAAATTGCCATTATTTCTATTGTTTCCATTGGTATTACTTTTTACTTTGTCATTAAATCGAAGTGCAAATCGTGTTTTATTTTCTCCTTGTGGAAGTGTTACTTTATATCCATTTTCACGAATGTCGTTGTAGGTTTTTGTTTCGTCATCATAAATATATATTGGTTGTTCTTTATTGAAATTTTCTAAAGAATCTAATTTGAACTCGACAACTCCGGCTGTAGCTGTTTTTACCCCAATAGGATAGCTTGATTTTTTATTGAAAACAGATTCTCCTTCTATTACTAATTTTTCGTTTCCATTTATTAAATACATATCATTAGGATAATTATCCATTCTACGTGCATCATATCCATAATCGATTCCGCTGGTTGCTTTTTCTCCCATAAAAGCTAACAAGACTTGACGGTGGTAATTATTATAGGAATTAAATCCTAAACGAATTTTTTTGTTTGTGTCTTTTTTTACCGGATCATTTGTATTAGTGACTACTACTTTTGCTTTTTTGCTGGTTGTATTTGTTTTAAAAAGCGTGTTACCGGCAGAAGCAGGAATATCACTTTCTTTTTGAAAACTTCGTTGACCGTTGTTGAAAATTACGGGACCTCCGCCGCCTGTTTTCCCGTAGACAAAGAATCCTTGTCCTACCGGAATGTATTGTTTCGGGATTTTTGCACTTAAACCTACACCGCTAATTCCGGTTGGTACAACAGGTGCTACACCTCCAGATAAATTTAGAACGGCATAACCTCCTTTATAATCAACCAAAATATGGGTGTTGTTGTCGGAGGAATGTTCCCAGAAATATAAGCTTCCGTTCAGACCGTTTTGTTGCGTTGTGTTTATAGTATTCAGGTTGTCTTCGATGAAAGCATACCCATCTAATGCTGACGGATAAGGATTTCCTACTAGTAATAACTGGCCGGCAGAAACCGTATTGGAAGTTATCGTTCCGTTATTTGGTTTTCCTGTAAAGGTATAGTTTTGTGTTCCTGAAACACCACATCCTTTTAAAGTATATCCCTGCCCAACTCGCAATGCGCCGCTTTGTCCAGCTTGAATCCAATTGGCATAAAGACTCAAATTGTTTTCAAATTTAAATATCCAATAGTTGGCTAAACTTATCGGAGTAGTTAATGATCCGTCATATCCTGACACCCAAGTAATGTTTTGGGGTGTAGTTGTTGTTCCGTCTTTCATTACTTCGGCAACGGTATAATTCGTATTGTTACCGGTTGTGTTTACGGGATTCACCGGGGAACTCCAATAGTTATAATTGTATTTGTTGGATTGTCCTTGTTGGTCTCTTTCTATAGAACCGGAACTTGCTACATCTAAATCGCTGTTTATGGTTTGTACCAATTGAGATTGACCAACTAAATCTATTTTTCCGTCTAATTTTAAATACCAATCATTTTGTATTTTGTTATCATTATTGATGATGATGTTTTTACCCGCATCTACCAACATTCCTAAATCAATATTGTTTGCTGTTTCGGTGATGTTGTGTTGCACTTTTACAATAGACCAATCTTGATCCATTATATCCTGCCCTGCAATTTCTTTTGTTGTGCTATTGACTGCTGTTGCAAAATCACCGTCTCGTTCGGTCAAAAAAGGCATTGGTGCTTCTTGAACATATATGTTTTTATGATTGACTATTTTTGTTCCTGTAAGGTCAATAGCAGCGGTACTCAAATCGTCTATGACGTCATCTTTGTAAGCATCCATTCTGTAGCAACGAATCATATTGGCAAATGGTACTGCCGTTTCGGTTGCTTTTGCTACCTCTTTAGGGATTATAGCTCCTGTTAACTGGATACTATTTTCATTAATTTCCTGATAAACGATACGTTGGAATTGAGAGTCGGTTAGTCCTATGTTAAAAACGCGTACTTCATCTATTTTTCCTTTAAAATATTTTGTACTTATTAACGGGGCTTTTCCGATGGTTAGCAAGGATGCATCTGCATCAATAGCTCCAGTTTTTGCTTGGGATTCCACTACAGTTCCGTTCAAAAATAATTGTATGGTATCACCGTTGTAAACTACCCCAACATGATACCATCTAGAACTGCTTAAGGCTGTTCCGAATGTAACAGTGGTTCCATTTACTTCTGCTTCGAGTTTTTTGGCAGCTGTAATTCGCAATTGAAATTTATCTTGTCCAATAATTACACCTTCGTCAGCAAATGTTGCATTTAAATTTATCCATGCCATGAGGGTTGCACTGGCTAATCCTCCAAGTATTGCGGTACTTTGGCCGTAGTCGTTTCTTCCGTCAAAATCAAGGTATAATTTTTTGTTTAAGTCTCTTGGAGAACCAAAATAAGCGGTATTTGTATCAAAAGAATCGAGTATTCCATCTTTGTCGCTATCAGTTTTGTATCCGGAAGCTCCAATGATTCCGTCAGCATCAGTGTCTAAATTGGCAAACAATGTTTTTGAAATGTCAAAAGTTACTCCGTCGGATTTTACATCCAGATAATCCGGTATTCCATCACTGTCTGTGTCTAAAACGTAATTTAGGTAAGGTGCGGTTGTGGTTCCTTGGTCTAAATTTCCGTAGGCAATCTGAAAATTAGCCGGACTAATTGATGTGGTGGCTCCAGAAACTATTCCGTAATCATAAAGATCCAGTATTCCATCTCCATAGCCTTCTATAATTCCGTCACCATTGGTGTCTTTACTTCTGAAAGCTTCCGATTCTAATCCGTCACCTCTTCCGTCACCTGTGCTATCGCCATCGCCATTGATATAGCCTGTTGGCGCATTGGTATTTCCCGCACCTGATTCATCCACATCAAAAAGTGTATCATTATCACTATCTAAATCAATATAATCGGGTACGCCATCTCCATCAGAATCGATAGCAGCAACGGTAGCGGCTGCTTCTGCACTATCGTGTAAACCATTGTTGTTAGTGTCTGCCCAAGCGGTACTAATCTTTCCTTTTCCGTTACTTAAATTCCCTAAACCTACTTCAATGACGTCTTCTATACCATCATTGTCCGCATCTAAGTCAAATAAATCAGCCACACCATCATAGTCTAAATCGCATAAAGTTTGTGTGATTTGAATGTCATCAATGGCTAAATCATTACCAGTACCTCCAGTTTCGTTATTGATAAAAATAACTTTGAAAGCACTTACATTAAAGGATAATGTCGATGAGGTAAATTGGTGCCAGTTTCCATCCGCCGTAATGGAGTTAGTTGTTATAGTAGCCAATAAGTTGTCGTTGAGGTCTCTAAATTCTACTTTGATATTGGGTCTTAATCGGGTTGCGATTCCCGGAGCATCTGTTCTATCTAAGTTTATTACCCAAAAACTATACGTAATCGGAACATTTGGTAACGAACCAGTTATTAGTGCAGTGTAGAAAATTCCCGGTGTATATGAAGCATTAAAAAGTGCCATTCTTCCGTTAGGGTCAGAAGGTGTGGTATGATCTTTTCCTAAGTACCAATAGCTTGCTGCCCATGACGCAATTTGTGCGCTTGATCCTACGGTATACTTTCCATCATTTAAATCGGTAGTACTTAAATCGGGACAATCTGTCGTATTGGTTCCTGCGGTTCCATCTTCATAACAATAGCTAGAGTAGGCGTCATATGTGGTATTAATAGTAGTTCTGTTTCCGGTTCCAAATGTTTCGTTCAAGAATTTGTAATTGACTCTGTTTGCACTCGCTGATTCACAATTTAATTCTTCGGTTTCATCTTTGATGCCATCGTTATCGTCATCTATGTCAATGTTGTCAAAGACTAAGTCGCCATCACTATCATAAAAGGTTTGGGTTCCAGATCCTGTTATTGTAAAAGTATATAACAGTTCATCACTATCGTTATTTCCGATACTGACAATTGCCGTCTTGGTTCCTGAACTTGTAGGGTTAAAAGTTGTTGAAAAAGTAGTACTACTTGCACCTGTTATTGTTGCAGGATAAGTTGGTTCTGCCGTGATTGAAAATTCCGTACTGTTTATACTGATGGTGCTGAGGATTAAGTTACTGGAACCAATATTTTGGATTGTAAACGTTTTTGTTATTGTTCCCAAACTGGCGTCAACTGATCCAAAGTCTGTTCCGTCTGCACTTGATGGAGTATTGTCTCCATTTGCAATAGTACTATTATTTCCTTCTACGTTAATTTCTTGTGGTCCCCAAGTTAATTTTACCTGACCATTTGCTCCATTTCCTCCGGCTGAAGTTCCAGAACCAATTCTATAAGCACCTCCGCCACCTCCGCCAGGAACACTTCCTACAGTTCCGCTTCCTGTATCTACGGATCTTGCATTACCGCCTTTACCTCCGCCTGTTGGAGCTATTGCGCCTGAAGCGTTTGTGGCATCTGTTCCATTTAGTAAAATACCAGCGGAAGATCCGCCGCCGCCGCCGTATTTATTTGTAGTTCCATCGGCTCCTTTACCTCCTGCTAATTTAAGCGTACCAATTGATGTAGCAGCAGATCCACCTGTTGCGGCAGTTGAACTATTGCTTGCAACACTATTTCCTCCTTTTGCCAAAATAGTGGTGCTATTCATGAACCAAGAATCACCACCGGCTGCAGTAGAATTGCTTCCTGTACCTACCTGTAAATTATATGTTGTTCCTGGAATAACTGTAACTGTTTTTTTTGCGTATGCGCCACCGCCACCGCCACCAGATTCTCCATTGCTCGTTCTGGTACCACCTTTTCCACCGCCACCCCAAGCTTCTACTTGCAGTGTGGTAATTCCGCTGGGAACAGTAAAAGTGCCTGAGGTTGTAAAAGTTTGTGTTTGCCCATAACTTAAAAAACTAATGAACAAGAATATTACTGTACCAATTATTTTGGGAAAATATAAAGTAGTTTTTTTCATTTTTTCGGGGGATTAAAAGCAATGAATAAAAATGAATAATCAGTTGTGAAATTTATATTGAGCAAATAATCAATAAATTTATATTACACTTTTAGAAAGAGCGATATAATTTTAAGTACTTAAAAATGGGATTTGAATGCTGTTTTTATCTCTTCTAAGTATAAAGTCTACTTAGCTTTAATATCCTTCTCAGATTATTCTCAGCAGTGGGGCTTTGCGAATAAAGTAATCTGAAATTTAAAAAAAAGGTATTTTTTTATCCATACGCTTTTATTTATAACACTACAAAAATATGAATTTTATTTTTAAAATCCGATAAAAAGCAAATTAATCGGACGAAATACACCTGTTTTTGTTTTAAAAGTAGGTAAAGTATTACTATTTTTTTCAAATAAAGGACTGTATTCTTTGTGGTGACATGAATCTGTTCATTTGTATTGTTTTGTTAATTAGAGTTTTAAATGTAGTTTGTTGTTGTTTTGGGTTGATTTTTTAATAAAAAAAACCGTCTCAAATATTTGAGACGGTTTTTTATTGTATTAGAAATTTAGTGCAAGTTATGGTATAATGATTTTTTTATTAACAACTCCTTTTGATGTTTTAATTTTAGCAATATAAACACCAGCACTATATCCTTTAATGGTTAGTTGAATGTTTTGTTGGTCTTGATTATCTACTTCCCAAGTACCTGTAGACTGACCATTAATATTATATAAAGTTACTTTTTCGACAGGTGTATCTAAAATGGTATTGTTAATAGTAAGCACTTTCGAGTTTTGAGCATACGCTACTTTTATTTCATTAGAAGTTACCTCTTCCTCGCCAATTCCTAAAGTTTTATCAGTAAAACGAAGAGAGAAACGGGTTTTGTTTTCTCCTCGTGGAAGTACAACTTCATAAGGTTCCGTGCGAATGTCATGATATGTTTTGGTTTCGTCATCATAAAGGAAAACTACTTGATTTTCATCAAAGTTTTCTAAACCATCGATTATAAAACTTACAGTTCCTTCTGTATTGTTTTTTACACCAATAGGATAGGAGGCTTCTTTATTGAAATAGCCTTCCCCTTCAATAATTAATTTATTGGTTCCGTTAACCAAATACATATCATTGACTACATTATCAATGTTTTTGGCATCGTATCCATCATTAAATTCACTATTCGCTTTGTCTTCCATAAAAGCTAATACTACTTGTCTGTGAAAGATTTGATTGTAATTATTGAAGCCTAAACGGATTCTTTTATATGTATCTTTTTCAACAGGTTCTTCATTACTACTGGTCCAGTGTGCTGATTCTTTTGGTTTTGCCGGTATACGGTATAAACTTTGAGAGCCAGTTGGATTATGCTCTTTGACAAAAGCTCTTTGACTATTTCTGAAAGTAACAGAACTTTGGGCACCAACGCCATTATCTTTACCTACTACAAAAAAACCTTGTCCCACAGGGATGTACTGGTTTGGCGCATTTTTTAACGATGTACCAGTACCACTAATAAACTTAACACCAAGAGAGCTTGGACCAACACTTCCGGAAAAATTTTTAACGGCGTAACCGCCTTGGTACTCTGCTAGATTATGGGAATTATTGGTTTGATAATGCTCCCAGAAATATAATGTTCCAGTAATTGAGGAACTATTGTCAGTGATGAATTGATTTGCGTCAATAGCGGAAGCATATGGATTTCCGGTTAATAATAATTGTTTTGATCCAACCGTATTGCTTATTGTCCCGTTATTAGGTTTTCCTATAAAAGTTAAATTTTGTGTTCCGGATACTCCTGCTCCTTTAAGCGTGAATCCTTTTCCTGGATCTAACAATCCTGTTTCGTTAATTGCTGTCCAGTTGGCATATGCGTTTCCTAAATTATCAAATTTATATATCCAATAACGCGCTAAGCTAAACGGACTTAATGCGCCATCATATCCGCCAATCCAAGTTATAGGTCCTGGGCTTGAAGGATTTGTTCCGTCTCGTAAAATACTATCTACAGTGTATGGATTATTGTTTGACGCATTGTTTACAGGGCCTACAGGCGAACTCCAATAGTTGTAATTAAACTTGTTGGCTTGACCTTGTTGGTCTCTTTTGATAGATCCTGCACTTGACGTATCTAAATCACTTCCTTCTGTTTGAACTAATTGTGATCTTCCCACCAAATCAATTGTTCCGTCTAGTTTCAAATAATGGGTTACTTCAATTTTGGACCCATCAGTTTGTAACCCTGAGGTAGTTGTAGCGGTAAGTTTGCTTCCTGTTACAACCCCTACATAAAGTCCTAATACGGTTTTATCTCCTTGCGAAGTAATATTGTGAGTTATTTTTACAATATTCCAGTCAATGGTTTTACTTGCATCTTCAATAGATTTACTATAAGGTAAATCTTGTACGGTATTGTTCATCCATGAAGTTGCGGTTTGCCACAATCCATCAGCTGCTGATTCATACGGTAGCGGAGCTGTTTGTCTGTCTACTGTAGTTAAGTTTCTTAGCGCTGCTGTAAAGTTATTATCCGAAATATCTTTTGCGTTTGTGTACGTATAGGTTGACATCGGGTAATAAGCACTTAGTTTATTCCATTGTATACTGCTAATGTCATTTAATGTGATGATACCAGGAATAATGCTTCCGTTTGTCAGAGTACCATTTTTTTGAATTTCCTGATTTATCACATAACGGAATTGGGCTTCACTTAGGGCTACATCCCATACTCGAACTTCATCTATTGAACCATTAAATAAAGCGGTTGGATTTACTCCGTCTGCAGCAGCAATCAAGAATGATTGGGTTGTTGAAGGCACATTAGGCATGCTAGCACTTACATTTGTTATACCATCTATATACATTTTTGCAGTTGTTCCATTATAGATTACCCCTATGTGATGCCATGTTCCTACCGGGATTACAGCGCTAGAAGTAATGGTGTGTTTTGTTGATCCTACCATCCAGCTCATCTCCGCTTTTCCGGCGGCATTAATACCTAAATCGTAACCTTCTGAAAAACCACTGTTTCTTTTTGAAAGTATAGTTTTATCAGTGCTATTTCTATTTACCCAAGCCGAAACCGTAAAGGCAGTATTTAAATTTAATACTTTACCGGCATCCAGATAATCATCTGTGCCATCAAATTTGATGCAACGTTCAAATGTTTTTTCTGGTGCAAAACCAAAAGTGATGTATTTTGTACCGTCAAAATCATAGGTCGTTTCCAGATTGGCTCCGTTTGCTTTCATTACTCGATATTCCGCAGTCGGATCGAAATTAGGGGTACTTGATATAAACATTAAGTAATCTCCCGGGGGTGTCAGTGTTGCAGATAGCATAGTAGTAGGGATTGATACCTTTGTTGTAGGTATGTTTCCACCTGTTTCCACTATTTTCCAAGTTCGTCCTACAGATATAAAACTTACCTCACTTACCAATGTGCTTGGCGAAGTTATTCCGGAACTTATGTTTACTATAACTGCAGGCTGTGCAGCAAGTGTACCATGATTATTACCCCATACTAAGAATTTTTTATCTGTATCAAAGGTATTAGGGTTGGCAGTATTTGTTGTGTAAATATCTGTTAGTCCTATGGTTATGTCATCTGTAGTGTTGATTGATTTTGATTGTTTTTGATTTAATTTTGAGATGTCATCTCTACCGATACCGGCAATGTCAAAGTTAAAAACATCATTAGCTGTTATTCCAGTATTTCTGTTCCAAATAGTATTTCCATCAGAATTTGTGTAATTGATGGATGTACCATTAACACCTAATGTGATTCCGTATTTTATTGCCAAATAACTTTGAATATTACTTCTTTGTGCATCAGTTGCACGGGTATCTAAAGTGATGATTTCAGCTACTCTACCATCTAAACTACCATCCCATCCTTCGCTACGACCAATCCAATATTGGCTGTTTGTAACAGTTGCAAAACTTCCTGAATCTGATACAGAAGTGGTTAATGCATTTGCGTTAAAGCTAAGGTTAGTGCCGTTACCTGCTGCATTATTACTTGCGTTTATGATTCCCGCTGTTGAATAACTTATATTTGTGCCTATCTGTGCAACTCCGTAGCCATTACCCGGTCCGTTAGTCGTTCCTACTGCATAGGTCAATACCTCGTTAGTAAATCGGTTTGTGTATGCTCCATAACCAATTCCAGTTCCATCAGTTTCGTTTGTGCTTGAATTTCGATCTCCACAAAAGATATCATTACTTGCTGTTGCAGAGGTCATTGTTGCATCGGGTAACACTACGGCAAATATATCTCTGCTATAAAATCCT
This region of Flavobacterium lacustre genomic DNA includes:
- a CDS encoding LamG-like jellyroll fold domain-containing protein, with translation MKKTTLYFPKIIGTVIFLFISFLSYGQTQTFTTSGTFTVPSGITTLQVEAWGGGGKGGTRTSNGESGGGGGGAYAKKTVTVIPGTTYNLQVGTGSNSTAAGGDSWFMNSTTILAKGGNSVASNSSTAATGGSAATSIGTLKLAGGKGADGTTNKYGGGGGSSAGILLNGTDATNASGAIAPTGGGKGGNARSVDTGSGTVGSVPGGGGGGAYRIGSGTSAGGNGANGQVKLTWGPQEINVEGNNSTIANGDNTPSSADGTDFGSVDASLGTITKTFTIQNIGSSNLILSTISINSTEFSITAEPTYPATITGASSTTFSTTFNPTSSGTKTAIVSIGNNDSDELLYTFTITGSGTQTFYDSDGDLVFDNIDIDDDNDGIKDETEELNCESASANRVNYKFLNETFGTGNRTTINTTYDAYSSYCYEDGTAGTNTTDCPDLSTTDLNDGKYTVGSSAQIASWAASYWYLGKDHTTPSDPNGRMALFNASYTPGIFYTALITGSLPNVPITYSFWVINLDRTDAPGIATRLRPNIKVEFRDLNDNLLATITTNSITADGNWHQFTSSTLSFNVSAFKVIFINNETGGTGNDLAIDDIQITQTLCDLDYDGVADLFDLDADNDGIEDVIEVGLGNLSNGKGKISTAWADTNNNGLHDSAEAAATVAAIDSDGDGVPDYIDLDSDNDTLFDVDESGAGNTNAPTGYINGDGDSTGDGRGDGLESEAFRSKDTNGDGIIEGYGDGILDLYDYGIVSGATTSISPANFQIAYGNLDQGTTTAPYLNYVLDTDSDGIPDYLDVKSDGVTFDISKTLFANLDTDADGIIGASGYKTDSDKDGILDSFDTNTAYFGSPRDLNKKLYLDFDGRNDYGQSTAILGGLASATLMAWINLNATFADEGVIIGQDKFQLRITAAKKLEAEVNGTTVTFGTALSSSRWYHVGVVYNGDTIQLFLNGTVVESQAKTGAIDADASLLTIGKAPLISTKYFKGKIDEVRVFNIGLTDSQFQRIVYQEINENSIQLTGAIIPKEVAKATETAVPFANMIRCYRMDAYKDDVIDDLSTAAIDLTGTKIVNHKNIYVQEAPMPFLTERDGDFATAVNSTTKEIAGQDIMDQDWSIVKVQHNITETANNIDLGMLVDAGKNIIINNDNKIQNDWYLKLDGKIDLVGQSQLVQTINSDLDVASSGSIERDQQGQSNKYNYNYWSSPVNPVNTTGNNTNYTVAEVMKDGTTTTPQNITWVSGYDGSLTTPISLANYWIFKFENNLSLYANWIQAGQSGALRVGQGYTLKGCGVSGTQNYTFTGKPNNGTITSNTVSAGQLLLVGNPYPSALDGYAFIEDNLNTINTTQQNGLNGSLYFWEHSSDNNTHILVDYKGGYAVLNLSGGVAPVVPTGISGVGLSAKIPKQYIPVGQGFFVYGKTGGGGPVIFNNGQRSFQKESDIPASAGNTLFKTNTTSKKAKVVVTNTNDPVKKDTNKKIRLGFNSYNNYHRQVLLAFMGEKATSGIDYGYDARRMDNYPNDMYLINGNEKLVIEGESVFNKKSSYPIGVKTATAGVVEFKLDSLENFNKEQPIYIYDDETKTYNDIRENGYKVTLPQGENKTRFALRFNDKVKSNTNGNNRNNGNFENEDQDENKSEANGTIEQTVTDNQNNDYDITITHLQESNMLIINNTKPDITVEKVTLYNSIGQSVNSWEVGQQEQQNIQIPINSLSTGIYIAQIKTTTGIISKKIILK
- a CDS encoding LamG-like jellyroll fold domain-containing protein, with amino-acid sequence MHKTTPPTKFLFTLLFFFLGFIGFSQTSPQTYSTSGTSTFTVPAGVTSITFQSWGAGGGGSNRNGAAAGGGGGAFAGGTITGLTAGDILTIFVGAGGTAGVTGQNTTITINTTPTITANGGASSTGRTGGNGGAASTIAGFITSSFAGGNGGNARGSNNGGGDNEGGGGGGGSATTLANGVNGGNGGNTQGGTAGTGYGTGGVGGAADGSPDAGAGGIGAGGGGRGEAGGSSKSGGNGQVILSWVVVPCTTYILSSTAASSAICAGTTATINLTGLAANLPTGTYTVTYDLGAPNAATGLTASMTVSTAGTGSFTTATIANSGPTGITITNLTKSGCSSSISVLNTATITVNSLPTANAGSALTAICQGGTTAALGGSFGGAATSATWSTTAGGTFANNTGNSPGAATWTPPASFTGTATLVLTTTGGSCTAATASKTQVVNANPTITIGTALTAICQGGTTAALGGTYGGGATSATWSTGSGGSFANNTGSTPGTATWTPPAGFTGTATLVLTTAGGSCGTVTDSKTQIVNLAPTANAGSALTAICQGETSEGLGGSFGGAATSATWSTTSGGTFANNTGNSPGTATWTPPAGFTGTATLVLTTAGGSCTAATASKTQVIQEPTANAGSVLAAICQGGTTAALGGLFGGSATGATWSTTSGGTFNNNGGSTPNTATWTPPAGFTGTATLVLTTTGGSCGTTTASKTQEVNIPPTTATVGSNQSVIGLVSNALGGNTPITGTGTWSRTSGPGSVSFSAINAGSSTATVTAYGTQVLRWTITNAPCTASFAEITVVYTAPPAPEINVKGGTNTISDGDNSPSTSDFTDIGSTAIGVGKTSTFTIENTGPGPLAVGAITFTGANSTDFSVSIAPNATVASASSTTFTVTFTPSGTGTRDAVINIANDDSDENPYNFSIRGNGDTTLTKGPGGVITPLQLWLRADLLNGTTSIADNTAVSTWNTQAKGSNAIKPAAVGAPVYKNNATANINFNAVVDFTNNYTTSPQVYTDNDPNRQYLKGASGFYSRDIFAVVLPDATMTSATASNDIFCGDRNSSTNETDGTGIGYGAYTNRFTNEVLTYAVGTTNGPGNGYGVAQIGTNISYSTAGIINASNNAAGNGTNLSFNANALTTSVSDSGSFATVTNSQYWIGRSEGWDGSLDGRVAEIITLDTRATDAQRSNIQSYLAIKYGITLGVNGTSINYTNSDGNTIWNRNTGITANDVFNFDIAGIGRDDISKLNQKQSKSINTTDDITIGLTDIYTTNTANPNTFDTDKKFLVWGNNHGTLAAQPAVIVNISSGITSPSTLVSEVSFISVGRTWKIVETGGNIPTTKVSIPTTMLSATLTPPGDYLMFISSTPNFDPTAEYRVMKANGANLETTYDFDGTKYITFGFAPEKTFERCIKFDGTDDYLDAGKVLNLNTAFTVSAWVNRNSTDKTILSKRNSGFSEGYDLGINAAGKAEMSWMVGSTKHTITSSAVIPVGTWHHIGVIYNGTTAKMYIDGITNVSASMPNVPSTTQSFLIAAADGVNPTALFNGSIDEVRVWDVALSEAQFRYVINQEIQKNGTLTNGSIIPGIITLNDISSIQWNKLSAYYPMSTYTYTNAKDISDNNFTAALRNLTTVDRQTAPLPYESAADGLWQTATSWMNNTVQDLPYSKSIEDASKTIDWNIVKITHNITSQGDKTVLGLYVGVVTGSKLTATTTSGLQTDGSKIEVTHYLKLDGTIDLVGRSQLVQTEGSDLDTSSAGSIKRDQQGQANKFNYNYWSSPVGPVNNASNNNPYTVDSILRDGTNPSSPGPITWIGGYDGALSPFSLARYWIYKFDNLGNAYANWTAINETGLLDPGKGFTLKGAGVSGTQNLTFIGKPNNGTISNTVGSKQLLLTGNPYASAIDANQFITDNSSSITGTLYFWEHYQTNNSHNLAEYQGGYAVKNFSGSVGPSSLGVKFISGTGTSLKNAPNQYIPVGQGFFVVGKDNGVGAQSSVTFRNSQRAFVKEHNPTGSQSLYRIPAKPKESAHWTSSNEEPVEKDTYKRIRLGFNNYNQIFHRQVVLAFMEDKANSEFNDGYDAKNIDNVVNDMYLVNGTNKLIIEGEGYFNKEASYPIGVKNNTEGTVSFIIDGLENFDENQVVFLYDDETKTYHDIRTEPYEVVLPRGENKTRFSLRFTDKTLGIGEEEVTSNEIKVAYAQNSKVLTINNTILDTPVEKVTLYNINGQSTGTWEVDNQDQQNIQLTIKGYSAGVYIAKIKTSKGVVNKKIIIP